A window of the Pseudomonas furukawaii genome harbors these coding sequences:
- a CDS encoding APC family permease has protein sequence MSASVSVPAQGQVESGGFRRVLGLGALLAVAIGLVVSQGVMVIMLQGVGFSGLGFIIPLGLAWLLALSYAFSFSELALMIPRAGGLSSYTEVALGHFPAILATFSGYVVVAMFALSAELLLLDLIIGKVYPGVFPPFSVAFGVLGLFTLLNLMGIDIFARLQTALAVVMVIVLLVLGVTAIVEGAPTETASTVLGGDWNPMGAGVLTLTALAVWGFVGAEFVCPLVEETKRPERNIPRSMIIGLTVIFITIGLYCLGALFLLPAEALTTDALPHYLFATTVFGKTGEVFLVIAAVTATCSTLNTSLAAIPRMLYGMAQNGQAFPQFKRLSPRARTPWVAVLFVAAITGLPILVMGQDAASINLLLLAAALAWLLAYIIVHLDVIALRRRYPAIARPFRTPFYPLPQLFGIAGMLYAIWYASPSPDMTAQIFGSAGIVLGLVSLIAVVWIKLVMRKDLFRPEPLERVE, from the coding sequence ATGAGTGCAAGTGTGTCCGTTCCCGCCCAAGGGCAGGTGGAGTCCGGCGGTTTCCGCCGGGTGCTGGGCCTGGGTGCGCTGCTGGCGGTCGCCATCGGCCTGGTGGTGTCCCAGGGCGTGATGGTGATCATGCTGCAGGGCGTCGGTTTCTCCGGCCTGGGCTTCATCATCCCGCTGGGCCTGGCCTGGTTGCTGGCCCTGAGCTACGCATTTTCCTTCTCCGAGCTGGCGCTGATGATCCCCCGTGCCGGCGGCCTGTCCAGCTACACCGAGGTGGCCCTGGGGCATTTCCCGGCGATCCTCGCCACCTTCTCCGGCTACGTGGTGGTGGCCATGTTCGCCCTCTCGGCCGAGTTGCTGCTGCTGGACCTGATCATCGGCAAGGTCTACCCGGGCGTCTTCCCGCCCTTCAGCGTGGCCTTCGGTGTGCTTGGCCTGTTCACCCTGCTCAACCTCATGGGCATCGACATCTTCGCCAGGCTGCAGACCGCACTGGCCGTGGTGATGGTCATCGTCCTGCTGGTGCTGGGCGTCACCGCCATCGTCGAAGGCGCCCCGACCGAGACCGCGAGCACGGTGCTCGGCGGTGACTGGAACCCCATGGGCGCGGGCGTGCTGACCCTCACCGCGCTGGCCGTCTGGGGCTTCGTCGGTGCCGAGTTCGTCTGCCCGCTGGTGGAGGAGACCAAGCGCCCCGAACGCAACATCCCGCGCTCGATGATCATCGGCCTCACGGTCATCTTCATCACCATCGGCCTGTATTGCCTGGGAGCGCTCTTCCTGCTGCCCGCCGAGGCCCTGACCACCGATGCGCTGCCCCATTACCTGTTCGCCACCACGGTGTTCGGCAAGACCGGCGAAGTGTTCCTCGTGATCGCCGCCGTCACCGCCACCTGCAGCACCCTCAACACCTCCCTGGCGGCCATCCCGCGCATGCTCTACGGCATGGCGCAGAACGGCCAGGCCTTCCCGCAGTTCAAGCGGCTCAGCCCCCGTGCCCGCACGCCCTGGGTGGCGGTGCTGTTCGTCGCCGCCATCACCGGCCTGCCGATCCTGGTGATGGGCCAGGACGCCGCCTCCATCAACCTGCTGCTGCTGGCCGCCGCGCTGGCCTGGCTGCTGGCCTACATCATCGTCCACCTGGACGTGATCGCCCTGCGCCGCCGCTACCCGGCCATCGCCCGTCCGTTCCGTACCCCGTTCTACCCGCTGCCCCAGCTGTTCGGCATCGCCGGCATGCTCTATGCCATCTGGTACGCCTCGCCGAGCCCGGACATGACCGCGCAGATCTTCGGCAGCGCCGGCATCGTCCTCGGCCTGGTCTCGCTGATCGCGGTGGTCTGGATCAAGCTGGTGATGCGCAAGGACCTGTTCCGCCCCGAACCCCTGGAGCGGGTCGAGTGA
- a CDS encoding ABC transporter substrate-binding protein, translating to MLTRFPCIRAALGVALLSAAGLPALAQSSSLTVISFGGATKAAQDTAYFKPFEQSGAGKVVAGEYNGELSKVKAMVDIGQVTWDVVEVESPELLRGCEEGLFERIDPALLGKSDDFMPGTVSECGVASYVWSMVLAYDAGKLSAAPASWADFWDLQRFPGKRGLRKGAKYTLEAALLADGVRREDLYRELETPEGVARAFLKLDEIKPHIQWWEAGAQPPQWLVAGDVVMSAAYNGRIAAAQKEGSKLAIVWNGNLYDPDHWAIVRGSPNKALAERFITFASQAEHQKAFSSQIPYGPVHKDALAQLPAATQAQLPTAPANLAEAQLVSAEFWVNHGEELEERFNAWAAR from the coding sequence ATGCTTACGCGCTTCCCGTGCATCCGTGCCGCACTCGGCGTCGCCCTGTTGTCCGCGGCCGGTCTTCCGGCCCTGGCCCAATCCTCCAGCCTCACCGTGATTTCCTTTGGCGGCGCCACCAAGGCGGCCCAGGACACGGCCTATTTCAAACCCTTCGAGCAGAGCGGTGCCGGCAAGGTGGTGGCCGGCGAGTACAACGGCGAGCTGTCCAAGGTGAAGGCCATGGTGGATATCGGCCAGGTCACCTGGGACGTGGTGGAAGTGGAGAGCCCCGAACTGCTGCGGGGCTGCGAGGAAGGATTGTTCGAGCGCATCGACCCGGCGTTGCTGGGCAAGTCGGACGACTTCATGCCGGGAACCGTCAGCGAGTGCGGCGTGGCCAGCTACGTCTGGTCAATGGTCCTGGCCTACGACGCCGGCAAGCTGTCCGCCGCGCCGGCCTCCTGGGCCGACTTCTGGGACCTCCAGCGTTTCCCCGGCAAGCGCGGCCTGCGCAAAGGCGCCAAGTACACCCTGGAAGCGGCGCTGCTGGCCGACGGGGTTCGGCGCGAGGACCTCTACCGCGAGCTGGAGACCCCGGAAGGCGTGGCGCGGGCCTTCCTCAAGCTGGATGAGATCAAGCCCCATATCCAGTGGTGGGAAGCCGGCGCCCAGCCGCCCCAGTGGCTGGTGGCCGGCGACGTGGTGATGTCCGCCGCCTACAACGGCCGTATCGCCGCCGCCCAGAAGGAAGGCTCGAAGCTCGCCATCGTCTGGAACGGCAACCTCTACGACCCGGATCACTGGGCCATCGTCCGCGGCAGCCCGAACAAGGCCCTGGCCGAGCGCTTCATCACCTTCGCCAGCCAGGCGGAGCACCAGAAGGCCTTCTCCAGCCAGATTCCCTACGGCCCGGTGCACAAGGACGCGCTGGCCCAGCTGCCGGCCGCCACCCAGGCGCAACTGCCCACCGCGCCGGCCAACCTGGCCGAGGCGCAACTGGTGAGCGCGGAGTTCTGGGTCAACCACGGCGAGGAGCTGGAAGAACGATTCAACGCCTGGGCGGCCCGCTGA
- a CDS encoding aldehyde dehydrogenase, with protein sequence MFDLGYWQQKAARQGFIDKALIGGRQVAAASGATLDAINPATNQLLARVAACGEAEVDLAVRTARRAFEQGPWARMAPVERKKVLLRLAELMMANREELALLDSLNMGKPVMDAWNIDVPGAAHVFAWYGEALDKLYDQVAPTAPNALATITREALGVVAAVVPWNFPLDMAAWKLAPALAAGNSVVLKPAEQSPFSALRLAELALEAGLPEGVLNVVPGLGEHAGKALGLHSDVDCLVFTGSTQVGKYFMGYSAQSNLKQVWLECGGKSANLVFDDCRDLDLAAEKAAFGIFFNQGEVCSANSRLFVQRSIQDEFIERLLAKARDWMPGDPLDPASRAGAIVDAGQTRNIMGFIEQAQGQGARLLAGGRQLTFNGSSNFIEPTVFTDLNRDVALAREEVFGPVLAIGTFDTEEEAVQLANDSVYGLAASVWSDDLNRAHRVARALKVGTVSVNTVDALDVTVPFGGGKQSGFGRDLSLHSFDKYSQLKTTWFQLR encoded by the coding sequence GTGTTCGATCTCGGCTATTGGCAGCAGAAGGCTGCCCGGCAAGGCTTCATCGACAAGGCTCTGATTGGCGGCCGCCAGGTCGCCGCCGCGTCCGGCGCCACCTTAGATGCCATCAACCCCGCCACCAACCAGCTGCTGGCCCGCGTCGCCGCCTGTGGCGAGGCCGAAGTGGACCTGGCGGTGCGCACTGCGCGCCGTGCCTTCGAGCAGGGCCCCTGGGCGCGCATGGCGCCGGTGGAGCGCAAGAAGGTGCTGCTGCGCCTGGCCGAACTGATGATGGCCAATCGCGAGGAGCTGGCCCTGCTGGACTCGCTGAACATGGGCAAGCCGGTGATGGATGCCTGGAACATCGACGTCCCCGGTGCCGCCCACGTCTTCGCCTGGTACGGCGAGGCGCTGGACAAGCTCTACGACCAGGTGGCGCCCACTGCGCCCAACGCCCTGGCCACCATCACCCGCGAGGCCCTGGGCGTGGTCGCCGCCGTGGTGCCCTGGAACTTCCCCCTCGACATGGCCGCCTGGAAGCTGGCCCCGGCCCTGGCCGCCGGCAACAGCGTGGTGCTCAAGCCCGCCGAGCAGTCGCCGTTCTCGGCCCTGCGCCTGGCCGAGCTGGCCCTGGAAGCCGGGTTGCCGGAAGGCGTGCTGAACGTGGTTCCGGGCCTGGGCGAACACGCCGGCAAAGCCCTCGGCCTGCACAGCGACGTGGATTGCCTGGTGTTCACCGGCTCCACCCAGGTGGGCAAGTACTTCATGGGCTACTCGGCGCAGTCCAACCTCAAGCAGGTCTGGCTGGAGTGTGGCGGCAAGAGCGCCAACCTGGTATTCGACGACTGCCGTGACCTGGACCTGGCCGCCGAGAAGGCCGCCTTCGGCATCTTCTTCAACCAGGGGGAGGTCTGCTCGGCCAACTCCCGGCTCTTTGTGCAGCGCTCCATCCAGGACGAATTCATCGAACGGCTGCTGGCCAAGGCCCGCGACTGGATGCCCGGCGATCCACTGGACCCGGCCAGCCGCGCCGGCGCCATCGTCGACGCCGGCCAGACCCGCAACATCATGGGCTTCATCGAACAGGCCCAGGGGCAGGGCGCCCGCCTCCTGGCCGGCGGTCGCCAGCTGACCTTCAACGGCTCCAGCAACTTCATCGAGCCGACGGTGTTCACCGACCTGAATCGCGACGTCGCCCTCGCCCGGGAAGAGGTGTTCGGCCCGGTGCTGGCCATCGGCACCTTCGACACCGAGGAGGAGGCGGTGCAGCTCGCCAACGACAGCGTCTACGGCCTCGCGGCCTCGGTGTGGAGCGATGACCTGAATCGCGCCCACCGTGTCGCCCGGGCGCTGAAGGTGGGCACGGTGTCGGTGAACACGGTGGATGCCCTGGACGTCACCGTGCCATTCGGCGGCGGCAAGCAGTCCGGTTTCGGCCGCGACCTCTCGCTGCATTCCTTCGACAAGTACAGCCAGTTGAAAACCACCTGGTTCCAGCTGCGCTGA
- a CDS encoding LysR family transcriptional regulator: MATYTLRQLRYFVTTVEAGSVAEASRKLYIAQPSISTAIKGLEESFGVQLFIRHHAQGVSLTPSGTRFYQKALELLRVAREFEQNALADNDIVAGQIDIGCFETVAPLYLPRLIAGFRERYPGVDIRIRDGEQQELVQGLTAGTFDLAFLYDHDLDSTIATEPLMPPQKPYALLPENHRFAGQAQVSLRDLCLEPMILLDVQPSRTYFVSLFHELGLTPNIIFSSPSIEMVRGMVGQGFGFSLLVTRPHSECTYDGKKVVTVNIAEPVATSGLVAARLKRGQLTKPAQLFVDFCREELAQKAEDAS; the protein is encoded by the coding sequence GTGGCGACCTATACCTTGCGACAACTCCGCTATTTCGTGACCACCGTGGAAGCCGGCAGCGTGGCTGAAGCGTCACGCAAGCTGTACATCGCCCAGCCCTCCATCTCCACCGCCATCAAGGGCCTGGAGGAGAGCTTCGGTGTCCAGTTGTTCATCCGCCACCATGCCCAGGGCGTGTCGCTGACCCCCAGCGGCACGCGCTTCTACCAGAAGGCCCTGGAACTGCTGCGGGTGGCCCGGGAGTTCGAGCAGAACGCCCTGGCGGACAACGACATCGTCGCCGGGCAGATCGACATCGGCTGCTTCGAGACGGTCGCCCCGCTCTACCTGCCCCGACTCATCGCCGGCTTTCGCGAGCGCTACCCGGGCGTCGACATCCGCATCCGCGACGGCGAGCAGCAGGAGCTGGTGCAGGGCCTCACCGCCGGCACCTTCGACCTGGCTTTCCTCTACGACCACGACCTGGACAGCACCATCGCCACCGAACCGCTGATGCCGCCGCAGAAGCCCTACGCCCTGCTGCCGGAGAACCACCGCTTCGCCGGCCAGGCCCAGGTCTCCCTGCGCGACCTCTGCCTGGAGCCCATGATCCTGCTGGATGTGCAGCCGAGCCGGACCTACTTCGTCAGCCTGTTCCACGAGCTGGGCCTGACGCCCAACATCATCTTCAGCTCGCCGTCCATCGAGATGGTGCGCGGCATGGTGGGACAGGGCTTCGGCTTCTCCCTGCTGGTCACCCGTCCCCATTCCGAATGCACCTACGACGGCAAGAAGGTGGTGACGGTGAACATCGCCGAGCCAGTGGCCACCTCCGGCCTGGTGGCCGCCCGCCTCAAGCGCGGCCAGCTGACCAAGCCGGCACAGCTGTTCGTGGACTTCTGCCGGGAGGAACTGGCGCAGAAGGCGGAAGACGCCTCCTAG
- the cmk gene encoding (d)CMP kinase, with translation MSAQVPVITIDGPSGSGKGTLAGRLAKHLGWHLLDSGALYRLLAFAARNHGVDLTNEEALKVLAAHLDVQFSTKPGGGQRITLEGEDVTDVIRSEQVGAGASQVAALPAVRDALLQRQRAFLEAPGLVADGRDMGTVVFPQAQLKIFLTASAEERARRRFLQLQGKGMEADQATLLKEIQDRDERDSQRSVAPLKPADDAILLDSTRLSIDEVQEKILEAFAALGLDD, from the coding sequence ATGAGCGCCCAGGTGCCCGTCATCACCATCGACGGCCCCAGCGGCTCCGGCAAGGGCACCCTGGCGGGCCGACTGGCCAAGCACCTGGGCTGGCACCTGCTGGACTCCGGCGCCCTCTACCGACTGCTGGCCTTCGCCGCGCGCAACCACGGCGTCGACCTGACCAACGAGGAAGCCCTCAAGGTCCTCGCCGCCCACCTGGACGTGCAGTTCAGCACCAAGCCCGGCGGTGGCCAGCGCATCACCCTCGAAGGCGAGGACGTCACCGACGTCATCCGCTCCGAGCAGGTGGGTGCCGGCGCCTCCCAGGTCGCCGCGCTGCCCGCCGTGCGTGACGCCCTGCTGCAACGCCAGCGTGCCTTCCTCGAAGCCCCCGGCCTGGTCGCCGATGGCCGCGACATGGGCACCGTGGTGTTCCCCCAGGCGCAGCTGAAGATCTTCCTCACCGCCAGCGCCGAGGAGCGCGCCCGCCGCCGCTTCCTCCAGCTCCAGGGCAAGGGCATGGAAGCCGACCAGGCGACCCTGCTGAAGGAGATCCAGGACCGCGACGAGCGTGACAGCCAGCGCTCCGTGGCGCCGCTCAAGCCCGCCGACGATGCCATCCTGCTGGACTCCACCCGCCTCAGCATCGACGAAGTGCAGGAGAAGATCCTCGAAGCCTTCGCCGCCCTGGGCCTGGACGACTGA
- a CDS encoding bifunctional prephenate dehydrogenase/3-phosphoshikimate 1-carboxyvinyltransferase — MTLQRGAPIFGRLVVIGLGLIGGSFAKGLREKGLFAEVVGVDKDPESCRIAVETGVVDRCETELASACRGAEVIQLAVPILAMEKLLGQLAQLDLGNAVLTDVGSAKGNVVRAARLAFDQMPARFVPGHPIAGSEKSGVEAANASLFRRHKVILTPVENTDPAALAQVDQLWRALGADVEHMEVEHHDEVLAATSHLPHLLAFGLVDSLAKRSENLEIFRYAAGGFRDFTRIAGSDPVMWHDIFLANREAVLRILDVFRADLDALRAAVDAGDGHELLGVFTRARFAREHFSKILARRAYVDAMHNNDLIYLAQPGGQLSGRIRVPGDKSISHRSIMLGSLAEGTTEVEGFLEGEDALATLQSFRDMGVVIEGPHHGRVTIHGVGLNGLKPPPGPLYLGNSGTSMRLLSGLLAAQPFDTTLTGDASLSKRPMNRVAKPLREMGAVIETGPEGRPPLTIRGGQRLTGMSYEMPMASAQVKSCLLLAGLYAAGETSVTEPAPTRDHTERMLQGFGYPVKVDGNTATVESGHKLSACKIEVPADISSAAFFLVAASIAEGSELVLEHVGINPTRTGVIDILKLMGGDISLENQRVVGGEPVADIRVRAAKLKGIDIPEDLVPLAIDEFPVLFVAAACAEGRTVLRGAEELRVKESDRIQVMADGLQALGVKAEPTPDGIVIDGGPLGGGEVWSHGDHRIAMSFSVASLRASAPIRIHDCANVATSFPNFLGLAAQTGIRVAEEAQA, encoded by the coding sequence ATGACCCTGCAACGGGGCGCCCCTATCTTCGGGCGCCTGGTGGTGATCGGCCTGGGCCTCATCGGCGGTTCCTTCGCCAAGGGGCTGCGCGAGAAGGGCCTGTTCGCCGAAGTGGTGGGCGTGGACAAGGACCCGGAATCCTGCCGCATCGCCGTCGAGACCGGCGTGGTGGACCGTTGCGAGACCGAACTCGCCTCCGCCTGTCGTGGTGCCGAGGTGATCCAGCTGGCGGTGCCGATCCTCGCCATGGAAAAGCTGCTCGGCCAGTTGGCCCAGCTCGACCTGGGCAATGCGGTACTGACCGATGTGGGCAGCGCCAAGGGCAATGTGGTGCGTGCCGCGCGTCTGGCCTTCGACCAGATGCCGGCACGCTTCGTCCCCGGCCATCCCATCGCCGGCTCCGAGAAGAGCGGTGTGGAGGCGGCCAACGCCAGCCTGTTCCGTCGCCACAAGGTGATCCTCACTCCCGTGGAGAACACCGACCCGGCGGCCCTGGCGCAGGTCGACCAGCTCTGGCGCGCCCTGGGCGCCGACGTCGAGCACATGGAGGTCGAGCACCACGACGAGGTGCTCGCCGCGACCAGCCACCTGCCGCACCTGCTGGCATTCGGCCTGGTCGACTCGCTGGCCAAGCGCAGCGAGAACCTGGAGATCTTCCGCTACGCTGCGGGCGGTTTCCGCGACTTCACGCGGATCGCCGGCAGCGACCCGGTGATGTGGCACGATATCTTCCTCGCCAACCGCGAGGCCGTGCTGCGGATCCTGGACGTATTTCGCGCCGACCTCGACGCCCTGCGCGCCGCGGTCGACGCAGGGGATGGGCATGAATTGCTGGGCGTGTTCACCCGCGCCCGCTTCGCCCGCGAGCATTTCAGCAAAATCCTGGCCCGCAGGGCCTATGTGGACGCCATGCACAACAACGACCTGATCTACCTCGCCCAGCCCGGTGGCCAACTCTCCGGCCGTATTCGCGTTCCCGGTGACAAGTCCATTTCCCACCGGTCCATCATGCTCGGCTCCCTCGCTGAAGGGACCACCGAGGTCGAAGGCTTCCTCGAAGGCGAAGACGCCCTGGCCACGCTGCAATCCTTCCGCGACATGGGCGTGGTCATCGAGGGCCCGCACCATGGCCGCGTGACCATCCACGGCGTTGGCCTCAACGGCCTGAAGCCGCCGCCCGGCCCGCTCTACCTCGGCAACTCCGGCACCTCCATGCGCCTGCTCAGCGGCCTGCTGGCGGCCCAGCCGTTCGACACCACCCTGACCGGCGACGCCTCCCTCTCCAAGCGCCCGATGAACCGCGTGGCCAAGCCCCTGCGGGAAATGGGCGCGGTGATCGAGACCGGCCCCGAAGGCCGTCCGCCGCTGACCATTCGCGGCGGCCAGCGCCTGACCGGCATGAGCTACGAAATGCCCATGGCCAGCGCCCAGGTGAAGTCCTGCCTGTTGCTCGCCGGCCTCTACGCCGCCGGTGAAACCTCGGTCACCGAGCCGGCCCCGACCCGCGACCACACCGAGCGCATGCTTCAGGGCTTCGGCTACCCGGTGAAGGTGGACGGCAACACCGCCACCGTCGAAAGCGGCCACAAGCTCAGCGCCTGCAAGATCGAAGTGCCGGCCGACATCTCCTCCGCCGCCTTCTTCCTGGTGGCCGCGAGCATCGCCGAAGGCTCCGAGCTGGTGCTGGAGCACGTCGGCATCAACCCGACCCGTACCGGCGTGATCGATATCCTCAAGCTCATGGGTGGCGACATCAGCCTGGAAAACCAGCGCGTCGTGGGTGGCGAGCCGGTGGCCGACATCCGCGTACGTGCCGCCAAGCTCAAGGGCATCGACATCCCCGAGGACCTGGTGCCGCTGGCCATCGACGAGTTCCCGGTGCTCTTCGTCGCCGCCGCCTGCGCCGAGGGCCGCACCGTCCTGCGCGGCGCGGAAGAGCTGCGGGTCAAGGAATCCGACCGTATCCAGGTCATGGCCGACGGCCTGCAGGCCTTGGGCGTCAAGGCCGAGCCGACCCCCGACGGCATCGTCATCGACGGCGGCCCCTTGGGTGGTGGCGAAGTCTGGAGCCACGGCGACCATCGCATCGCCATGTCCTTCAGCGTGGCGTCCCTGCGCGCGTCCGCGCCGATCCGCATCCATGACTGCGCCAACGTCGCCACCTCCTTCCCCAACTTCCTCGGCCTGGCCGCCCAGACCGGCATCCGCGTAGCGGAAGAGGCTCAGGCATGA
- the hisC gene encoding histidinol-phosphate transaminase, translating into MSCDFLALAQPGVQKLSPYVPGKPVDELARELDLDPAGIVKLASNENPLGPSPKALDAIRAELAELTRYPDGNGFELKRRLAERCGVTPAQVTLGNGSNDILDLVARAYLAPGLNAVFSEYAFAVYPIATQAVGAVGKVVPARDYGHDLPAMLAAIDADTRVVFIANPNNPTGTWFGPAALEDFLAQVPENVLVVLDEAYIEYAEGDELPDGLDYLARYPNLLVSRTFSKAYGLASLRVGYGLSSAQVADVLNRVRQPFNVNSLALAAACAALDDADYLAESRRVNDAGMAQLEAGFRALGLSWIPSKGNFIAVDFGRDAAPINAALLREGVILRPVGGYGMPTFLRVSIGLPAENARCLEALAKVLDRA; encoded by the coding sequence ATGAGCTGCGACTTCCTCGCCCTTGCCCAACCGGGCGTGCAGAAACTTTCGCCCTACGTGCCCGGCAAGCCGGTGGATGAGCTGGCCCGCGAGCTGGACCTCGACCCGGCCGGCATCGTCAAGCTGGCCAGCAACGAGAACCCCCTCGGCCCGAGCCCCAAGGCCCTCGACGCCATCCGCGCCGAACTGGCCGAGCTGACCCGTTACCCCGACGGCAACGGTTTCGAACTCAAGCGTCGCCTGGCCGAGCGCTGCGGCGTCACCCCGGCCCAGGTGACCCTGGGCAACGGTTCCAACGACATCCTCGACCTGGTGGCCCGCGCCTACCTGGCCCCGGGCCTGAACGCCGTGTTCAGCGAGTACGCCTTCGCCGTCTACCCCATCGCCACCCAGGCCGTGGGCGCCGTCGGCAAGGTGGTGCCCGCCAGGGACTACGGCCATGACCTGCCGGCCATGCTGGCGGCCATCGACGCCGACACCCGCGTCGTCTTCATCGCCAACCCCAACAACCCCACCGGCACCTGGTTCGGCCCGGCCGCGCTGGAGGACTTTCTCGCCCAGGTGCCGGAGAACGTTCTGGTGGTGCTGGACGAGGCCTACATCGAGTACGCCGAGGGCGACGAACTGCCCGACGGCCTCGACTACCTGGCGCGCTACCCGAACCTGCTGGTGTCCCGCACCTTCTCCAAGGCCTACGGCCTGGCTTCCCTGCGCGTCGGCTACGGCCTCTCCAGCGCCCAGGTGGCCGACGTGCTGAACCGCGTGCGTCAGCCCTTCAACGTCAACAGCCTGGCCCTGGCCGCTGCCTGCGCCGCGCTGGACGACGCCGACTACCTGGCCGAGAGCCGCCGCGTCAACGATGCCGGCATGGCCCAGCTGGAAGCGGGCTTCCGCGCCCTCGGCCTGTCCTGGATTCCCTCCAAGGGCAACTTCATCGCCGTCGACTTCGGCCGCGACGCCGCCCCCATCAACGCCGCCCTGCTGCGTGAAGGCGTGATCCTGCGTCCGGTGGGCGGATATGGCATGCCGACCTTCCTCCGCGTCTCCATCGGCCTGCCGGCGGAGAACGCCCGCTGCCTGGAAGCGCTGGCCAAGGTACTCGACCGTGCCTGA
- the cysC gene encoding adenylyl-sulfate kinase, whose translation MDGRRQVQWSPTRVDRPQRSRLKGQEPCVVWFTGLSGAGKSTLADTLEARLHADGRHTYLLDGDNLRHGLNRDLGFSAEDRRENIRRVGEVAALMVDAGLIVIAAFISPFRADRDAIRQLLPGRFIEVHVDTPLEVCEQRDPKGLYRKARAGQLKDFTGLDSPFEAPESAELRIDTSRLGVEDAVQQILDHLRGRQYPERAGH comes from the coding sequence GTGGACGGTCGCCGTCAGGTGCAGTGGAGCCCGACCCGCGTGGACCGCCCCCAGCGGTCCCGCCTCAAGGGGCAGGAGCCCTGCGTGGTCTGGTTCACCGGGCTCAGCGGTGCGGGCAAGTCGACCCTGGCCGACACCCTCGAGGCCCGGCTCCATGCCGACGGCCGTCACACCTACCTGCTGGACGGCGACAACCTGCGCCATGGCCTCAACCGCGACCTCGGATTCAGCGCCGAGGACCGCCGCGAGAACATTCGCCGCGTCGGCGAAGTGGCTGCCCTGATGGTGGATGCCGGACTGATCGTCATCGCCGCCTTCATCTCGCCGTTCCGCGCCGACCGCGACGCCATCCGCCAACTGCTGCCCGGCCGTTTCATCGAGGTCCATGTCGACACGCCCCTCGAGGTCTGCGAGCAACGCGACCCCAAGGGCCTGTACCGCAAGGCCCGCGCCGGCCAGCTGAAAGACTTCACCGGCCTCGACTCGCCCTTCGAGGCGCCCGAGTCCGCCGAACTGCGCATCGACACCTCCCGCCTCGGTGTCGAGGACGCCGTCCAGCAGATCCTCGACCACCTCCGGGGCCGCCAATACCCGGAAAGGGCGGGGCACTGA
- the pheA gene encoding prephenate dehydratase, which produces MSDQELKALRLRIDSLDEKILELISERARCAQDVARVKMASLPEGEKPVFYRPEREAWVLKHIMERNKGPLDNEEMARLFREIMSSCLALEQPLKVAYLGPEGTFTQAAALKHFGHAVISSPMAAIDEVFREVAAGAVNFGVVPVENSTEGAVNHTLDSFLEHDMVICGEVELRIHHHLLVGENTKTDNITRIYSHAQSLAQCRKWLDAHYPNVERVAVSSNADAAKRVKSEWNSAAIAGDMAANLYGLTKLCEKIEDRPDNSTRFLIIGSQEVPPTGDDKTSIIVSMRNKPGALHELLVPFHNNGIDLTRIETRPSRSGKWTYVFFIDFVGHHRDPLIKDVLEKINQEAVALKVLGSYPKAVL; this is translated from the coding sequence ATGTCCGACCAGGAACTGAAGGCCCTGCGTCTGCGCATCGACAGCCTCGACGAGAAGATCCTCGAGCTGATCAGCGAGCGCGCCCGCTGCGCCCAGGACGTGGCGCGGGTGAAGATGGCCTCCCTGCCGGAAGGCGAGAAGCCGGTCTTCTACCGCCCCGAGCGCGAAGCCTGGGTGCTCAAGCACATCATGGAGCGCAACAAGGGCCCGCTGGACAACGAGGAAATGGCGCGGCTGTTCCGCGAGATCATGTCCTCCTGCCTGGCCCTGGAGCAGCCGCTCAAGGTGGCCTACCTCGGCCCGGAAGGTACCTTCACCCAGGCAGCGGCCCTCAAGCACTTCGGCCACGCGGTGATCAGCTCGCCCATGGCCGCCATCGACGAAGTCTTCCGTGAAGTGGCCGCCGGCGCGGTCAACTTCGGCGTCGTGCCGGTGGAAAACTCCACCGAGGGCGCGGTCAACCACACCCTGGACAGCTTCCTCGAACACGACATGGTGATCTGCGGTGAAGTGGAACTACGCATCCACCATCACCTGCTGGTGGGCGAGAACACCAAGACCGACAACATCACCCGCATCTACTCCCACGCCCAGTCCCTGGCCCAGTGCCGCAAGTGGCTGGACGCGCACTACCCCAACGTCGAGCGCGTGGCGGTATCCAGCAACGCCGACGCCGCCAAGCGCGTGAAGAGCGAATGGAACTCCGCCGCCATCGCCGGCGACATGGCCGCCAACCTCTACGGCCTGACCAAGCTGTGCGAGAAGATCGAGGACCGCCCGGACAACTCCACGCGCTTCCTCATCATCGGCAGCCAGGAAGTGCCGCCCACGGGCGACGACAAGACCTCCATCATCGTCTCCATGCGCAACAAGCCGGGCGCGCTCCACGAGCTGCTGGTGCCCTTCCACAACAACGGCATCGACCTGACCCGCATCGAGACCCGGCCCTCCCGCAGCGGCAAGTGGACCTACGTCTTCTTCATCGACTTCGTCGGCCACCACCGCGATCCGCTGATCAAGGACGTGCTGGAGAAGATCAACCAGGAAGCCGTTGCCCTGAAGGTGCTGGGTTCCTACCCGAAAGCGGTGCTCTGA